The Falco rusticolus isolate bFalRus1 chromosome 15, bFalRus1.pri, whole genome shotgun sequence genome has a segment encoding these proteins:
- the TCF25 gene encoding transcription factor 25 isoform X1 encodes MSRRALRRLRGEQRGQEEPGLGQLGLEAGPEPEPGREGSPPAIPGRGCRGSARAGVSNRFELITAEELEDEPPSREERVDARLGEQDAGEGNNKGAVTEETEGDGQGDGEEAEQPDQTPVLSNKPRKKRKKRKTKKSSAGETLEDNDLEDIDSLLEKIEDTSGLSQQTQSGIIADSRPLLYVEHRNLNPENELKRYFGARAVLGDQRPRQRQRQYVRSTWLTAPKNTWPRYSKTGIAMQLVDTRRGVQYFTFEHHREYQQVQFKFLDAVESMDPNNIVLLLQMNPYHVDSLLQLSDVCRMQEDQEMARDLVERALYSLECAFHPVFSLTSGTCRLDYRRPENRAFFLALFKHLMFLEKRGCPRTALEFCKLILSLDPENDPLCVLLLIDFLSLRAREYTFLTRMFQEWESHRNLSQLPNFAFSVPLAYLFLSQQEERSELELSQAREKATQLIQLALIMFPSVLMPLLDHCSVQPDARVASHSFFGLNAQISQPAALNQLTSLYVGRTHSLWKDPAVMAWLETNVHEVLRMVDARDPLVEESEHKRKMRYQSAPRNIYRHIILSEMKEATAALPLEVTSQPVMGFDPLPPLDSIISYTRPDRTNHPSNESTLSLFFRSLLPNFNLQGDIRHDGDEEAGAGQDLNQGVNRLMAAMRDMLANIQFQEPPRDDNPEGDGDWD; translated from the exons ATGTCGCGGCGGGCGCTGAGGCGGCTGCGGGGCGAGCAGCGGGGCCAGGAGGAGCCgggcctggggcagctgggccTGGAGGCTGGGCCTGAGCCCGAGCCCGGCCGGGAGGGGTCGCCGCCAGCCATCCCTGGGAGGGGATGCCGCGGGTCCGCCCGCGCTGGTGTCAGCAACCGCTTCGAGCTG ATCACTGCCGAGGAGTTGGAGGATGAGCCACCATCCAGAGAAGAGCGAGTGGATGCCCGACTCGGCGAGCAGGATGCAGGAGAAGGGAACAACAAAGGGGCTGTAACTGAAGAGACTGAAGGCGAtgggcagggagatggggaggaggcagagcaaCCGGACCAAACG CCTGTGTTGAGTAACAAGCCAcgaaagaaaagaaagaaaaggaaaaccaagaaatcCTCAGCAGGGGAGACTCTG GAAGACAATGACCTGGAAGACATCGACAGCCTGCTGGAGAAGATTGAGGATACCAGCGGGCTATCACAGCAGACCCAGAGTGGAATAATTGCTGACAGTAGGCCTCTGCTCTATGTAGAACACAG AAACTTGAATCCAGAGAATGAATTGAAGAGATATTTTGGGGCTCGCGCTGTTCTTGGTGATCAGAG GCCAAGGCAAAGGCAGCGCCAGTATGTCCGCAGCACGTGGCTGACAGCTCCCAAGAACACCTGGCCACGCTACAGCAAAACAG GTATTGCCATGCAGCTGGTGGACACCAGGAGGGGAGTGCAGTACTTCACATTCGAACACCATCGCGAGTACCAGCAAGTGCAGTTCAAGTTCTTGGATGCTGTAGAGTCCATGGACCCCAACAACATTGTG ctgctgcttcagatgAACCCGTACCATGTGGACTCCCTTCTGCAACTCAGTGACGTGTGCCGGATGCAGGAGGATCAGGAAATGGCCCGCGATCTTGTAG AGCGGGCGCTGTACAGCCTGGAGTGCGCCTTCCACCCCGTCTTCAGTCTCACCAGTGGGACCTGCAGGCTGGACTACCGGCGGCCAGAGAACAG GGCTTTCTTCCTGGCTCTCTTCAAGCACCTGATGTTCCTGGAAAAGAGAGGCTGTCCCCGTACAGCCCTGGAGTTCTGCAAGCTGATACTGAG CCTTGATCCAGAGAACGACCCGCtatgtgtgctgctgctgattgATTTTCTGTCCCTCCGAGCTAGAGAATACACCTTCCTGACCCGCATGTTCCAGGAGTGGGAG AGTCACCGGAATTTGTCCCAGCTGCCCAATTTCGCCTTCTCGGTGCCGCTGGCCTATTTGTTCCTGAGCCAGCAGGAGGAGCGCTCGGAGCTGGAGCTAAGCCAAGCCCGGGAGAAAGCCACCCAGCTCATCCAGCTCGCATTGATCATGTTCCCAAGCG TTCTGATGCCGTTGCTGGATCACTGCAGCGTGCAGCCTGATGCCAGGGTTGCGTCCCATTCCTTCTTTGGGCTGAATGCTCAGATAAG CCAGCCTGCCGCCTTGAACCAGCTGACATCCCTCTACGTGGGAAGGACTCACTCCCTGTGGAAGGACCCAGCTGTCATGGCATGGCTGGAGACCAACGTCCATGAGGTGTTGCGCATGGTGGATGCGCGGGACCCGCTGGTGGAGGAGTCTGAGCACAA GAGGAAGATGCGGTACCAGAGTGCACCCAGGAATATCTACCGGCACATCATCCTCTCAGAGATGAAGGaggccacagcagctctgcctctg GAGGTGACCTCGCAGCCTGTGATGGGGTTCGACCCCCTACCCCCTTTGGACTCCATCATTTCCTACACCAGACCAGACAG aacGAATCATCCATCCAACGAAAGCACTTTATCTCTCTTCTTCCGATCGCTGCTGCCAAATTTTAACTTGCAG GGGGACATCAGGCACGACGGGGATgaagaggctggagcagggcaggaccTTAACCAGGGGGTGAATAGGCTCATGGCAGCCATGCGGGACATGCTGGCAAACATCCAGTTTCAGGAACCCCCCCGAGATGACAATCCTGAAGGCGACGGGGACTGGGACTGA
- the TCF25 gene encoding transcription factor 25 isoform X2 produces the protein MSRRALRRLRGEQRGQEEPGLGQLGLEAGPEPEPGREGSPPAIPGRGCRGSARAGVSNRFELITAEELEDEPPSREERVDARLGEQDAGEGNNKGAVTEETEGDGQGDGEEAEQPDQTPVLSNKPRKKRKKRKTKKSSAGETLEDNDLEDIDSLLEKIEDTSGLSQQTQSGIIADSRPLLYVEHRPRQRQRQYVRSTWLTAPKNTWPRYSKTGIAMQLVDTRRGVQYFTFEHHREYQQVQFKFLDAVESMDPNNIVLLLQMNPYHVDSLLQLSDVCRMQEDQEMARDLVERALYSLECAFHPVFSLTSGTCRLDYRRPENRAFFLALFKHLMFLEKRGCPRTALEFCKLILSLDPENDPLCVLLLIDFLSLRAREYTFLTRMFQEWESHRNLSQLPNFAFSVPLAYLFLSQQEERSELELSQAREKATQLIQLALIMFPSVLMPLLDHCSVQPDARVASHSFFGLNAQISQPAALNQLTSLYVGRTHSLWKDPAVMAWLETNVHEVLRMVDARDPLVEESEHKRKMRYQSAPRNIYRHIILSEMKEATAALPLEVTSQPVMGFDPLPPLDSIISYTRPDRTNHPSNESTLSLFFRSLLPNFNLQGDIRHDGDEEAGAGQDLNQGVNRLMAAMRDMLANIQFQEPPRDDNPEGDGDWD, from the exons ATGTCGCGGCGGGCGCTGAGGCGGCTGCGGGGCGAGCAGCGGGGCCAGGAGGAGCCgggcctggggcagctgggccTGGAGGCTGGGCCTGAGCCCGAGCCCGGCCGGGAGGGGTCGCCGCCAGCCATCCCTGGGAGGGGATGCCGCGGGTCCGCCCGCGCTGGTGTCAGCAACCGCTTCGAGCTG ATCACTGCCGAGGAGTTGGAGGATGAGCCACCATCCAGAGAAGAGCGAGTGGATGCCCGACTCGGCGAGCAGGATGCAGGAGAAGGGAACAACAAAGGGGCTGTAACTGAAGAGACTGAAGGCGAtgggcagggagatggggaggaggcagagcaaCCGGACCAAACG CCTGTGTTGAGTAACAAGCCAcgaaagaaaagaaagaaaaggaaaaccaagaaatcCTCAGCAGGGGAGACTCTG GAAGACAATGACCTGGAAGACATCGACAGCCTGCTGGAGAAGATTGAGGATACCAGCGGGCTATCACAGCAGACCCAGAGTGGAATAATTGCTGACAGTAGGCCTCTGCTCTATGTAGAACACAG GCCAAGGCAAAGGCAGCGCCAGTATGTCCGCAGCACGTGGCTGACAGCTCCCAAGAACACCTGGCCACGCTACAGCAAAACAG GTATTGCCATGCAGCTGGTGGACACCAGGAGGGGAGTGCAGTACTTCACATTCGAACACCATCGCGAGTACCAGCAAGTGCAGTTCAAGTTCTTGGATGCTGTAGAGTCCATGGACCCCAACAACATTGTG ctgctgcttcagatgAACCCGTACCATGTGGACTCCCTTCTGCAACTCAGTGACGTGTGCCGGATGCAGGAGGATCAGGAAATGGCCCGCGATCTTGTAG AGCGGGCGCTGTACAGCCTGGAGTGCGCCTTCCACCCCGTCTTCAGTCTCACCAGTGGGACCTGCAGGCTGGACTACCGGCGGCCAGAGAACAG GGCTTTCTTCCTGGCTCTCTTCAAGCACCTGATGTTCCTGGAAAAGAGAGGCTGTCCCCGTACAGCCCTGGAGTTCTGCAAGCTGATACTGAG CCTTGATCCAGAGAACGACCCGCtatgtgtgctgctgctgattgATTTTCTGTCCCTCCGAGCTAGAGAATACACCTTCCTGACCCGCATGTTCCAGGAGTGGGAG AGTCACCGGAATTTGTCCCAGCTGCCCAATTTCGCCTTCTCGGTGCCGCTGGCCTATTTGTTCCTGAGCCAGCAGGAGGAGCGCTCGGAGCTGGAGCTAAGCCAAGCCCGGGAGAAAGCCACCCAGCTCATCCAGCTCGCATTGATCATGTTCCCAAGCG TTCTGATGCCGTTGCTGGATCACTGCAGCGTGCAGCCTGATGCCAGGGTTGCGTCCCATTCCTTCTTTGGGCTGAATGCTCAGATAAG CCAGCCTGCCGCCTTGAACCAGCTGACATCCCTCTACGTGGGAAGGACTCACTCCCTGTGGAAGGACCCAGCTGTCATGGCATGGCTGGAGACCAACGTCCATGAGGTGTTGCGCATGGTGGATGCGCGGGACCCGCTGGTGGAGGAGTCTGAGCACAA GAGGAAGATGCGGTACCAGAGTGCACCCAGGAATATCTACCGGCACATCATCCTCTCAGAGATGAAGGaggccacagcagctctgcctctg GAGGTGACCTCGCAGCCTGTGATGGGGTTCGACCCCCTACCCCCTTTGGACTCCATCATTTCCTACACCAGACCAGACAG aacGAATCATCCATCCAACGAAAGCACTTTATCTCTCTTCTTCCGATCGCTGCTGCCAAATTTTAACTTGCAG GGGGACATCAGGCACGACGGGGATgaagaggctggagcagggcaggaccTTAACCAGGGGGTGAATAGGCTCATGGCAGCCATGCGGGACATGCTGGCAAACATCCAGTTTCAGGAACCCCCCCGAGATGACAATCCTGAAGGCGACGGGGACTGGGACTGA
- the TCF25 gene encoding transcription factor 25 isoform X3, protein MSRRALRRLRGEQRGQEEPGLGQLGLEAGPEPEPGREGSPPAIPGRGCRGSARAGVSNRFELITAEELEDEPPSREERVDARLGEQDAGEGNNKGAVTEETEGDGQGDGEEAEQPDQTPVLSNKPRKKRKKRKTKKSSAGETLEDNDLEDIDSLLEKIEDTSGLSQQTQSGIIADSRPLLYVEHRNLNPENELKRYFGARAVLGDQRPRQRQRQYVRSTWLTAPKNTWPRYSKTGIAMQLVDTRRGVQYFTFEHHREYQQVQFKFLDAVESMDPNNIVLLLQMNPYHVDSLLQLSDVCRMQEDQEMARDLVERALYSLECAFHPVFSLTSGTCRLDYRRPENRAFFLALFKHLMFLEKRGCPRTALEFCKLILSLDPENDPLCVLLLIDFLSLRAREYTFLTRMFQEWESHRNLSQLPNFAFSVPLAYLFLSQQEERSELELSQAREKATQLIQLALIMFPSVLMPLLDHCSVQPDARVASHSFFGLNAQISQPAALNQLTSLYVGRTHSLWKDPAVMAWLETNVHEVLRMVDARDPLVEESEHK, encoded by the exons ATGTCGCGGCGGGCGCTGAGGCGGCTGCGGGGCGAGCAGCGGGGCCAGGAGGAGCCgggcctggggcagctgggccTGGAGGCTGGGCCTGAGCCCGAGCCCGGCCGGGAGGGGTCGCCGCCAGCCATCCCTGGGAGGGGATGCCGCGGGTCCGCCCGCGCTGGTGTCAGCAACCGCTTCGAGCTG ATCACTGCCGAGGAGTTGGAGGATGAGCCACCATCCAGAGAAGAGCGAGTGGATGCCCGACTCGGCGAGCAGGATGCAGGAGAAGGGAACAACAAAGGGGCTGTAACTGAAGAGACTGAAGGCGAtgggcagggagatggggaggaggcagagcaaCCGGACCAAACG CCTGTGTTGAGTAACAAGCCAcgaaagaaaagaaagaaaaggaaaaccaagaaatcCTCAGCAGGGGAGACTCTG GAAGACAATGACCTGGAAGACATCGACAGCCTGCTGGAGAAGATTGAGGATACCAGCGGGCTATCACAGCAGACCCAGAGTGGAATAATTGCTGACAGTAGGCCTCTGCTCTATGTAGAACACAG AAACTTGAATCCAGAGAATGAATTGAAGAGATATTTTGGGGCTCGCGCTGTTCTTGGTGATCAGAG GCCAAGGCAAAGGCAGCGCCAGTATGTCCGCAGCACGTGGCTGACAGCTCCCAAGAACACCTGGCCACGCTACAGCAAAACAG GTATTGCCATGCAGCTGGTGGACACCAGGAGGGGAGTGCAGTACTTCACATTCGAACACCATCGCGAGTACCAGCAAGTGCAGTTCAAGTTCTTGGATGCTGTAGAGTCCATGGACCCCAACAACATTGTG ctgctgcttcagatgAACCCGTACCATGTGGACTCCCTTCTGCAACTCAGTGACGTGTGCCGGATGCAGGAGGATCAGGAAATGGCCCGCGATCTTGTAG AGCGGGCGCTGTACAGCCTGGAGTGCGCCTTCCACCCCGTCTTCAGTCTCACCAGTGGGACCTGCAGGCTGGACTACCGGCGGCCAGAGAACAG GGCTTTCTTCCTGGCTCTCTTCAAGCACCTGATGTTCCTGGAAAAGAGAGGCTGTCCCCGTACAGCCCTGGAGTTCTGCAAGCTGATACTGAG CCTTGATCCAGAGAACGACCCGCtatgtgtgctgctgctgattgATTTTCTGTCCCTCCGAGCTAGAGAATACACCTTCCTGACCCGCATGTTCCAGGAGTGGGAG AGTCACCGGAATTTGTCCCAGCTGCCCAATTTCGCCTTCTCGGTGCCGCTGGCCTATTTGTTCCTGAGCCAGCAGGAGGAGCGCTCGGAGCTGGAGCTAAGCCAAGCCCGGGAGAAAGCCACCCAGCTCATCCAGCTCGCATTGATCATGTTCCCAAGCG TTCTGATGCCGTTGCTGGATCACTGCAGCGTGCAGCCTGATGCCAGGGTTGCGTCCCATTCCTTCTTTGGGCTGAATGCTCAGATAAG CCAGCCTGCCGCCTTGAACCAGCTGACATCCCTCTACGTGGGAAGGACTCACTCCCTGTGGAAGGACCCAGCTGTCATGGCATGGCTGGAGACCAACGTCCATGAGGTGTTGCGCATGGTGGATGCGCGGGACCCGCTGGTGGAGGAGTCTGAGCACAAGTGa